From the genome of Duffyella gerundensis, one region includes:
- a CDS encoding YbgA family protein: MSEKIPVGISACLLGNSVRFDGGHKRLAFATDDLAPYVRYEPICPEMAIGLPTPRPALRLVKAGEEEGEVALCFSKEGGEDITDRMRGWSADRVASLHHLCGYVLCAKSPSCGMERVRVYEPDNNNNRKAGMGIFARELQREMPWLPMEEDGRLHDDVLRENFVGRVYALHEFNQLMNEGLSRFELMEFHTRYKLLLLSHHQDEYRELGRFVAKMSEWDSLEDYAVEYRSRLMRLLSYRASRQNHTNVLMHVQGYFREQLKPAQRQELTQLIDRYRKGVQPLLAPITLLKHYMAEYPHPWLAKQRYFDPYPEALRLRYGN, from the coding sequence ATGAGCGAGAAAATACCGGTTGGCATCAGCGCCTGTCTGCTTGGAAACAGCGTCCGCTTCGACGGCGGTCATAAGCGTCTTGCGTTTGCTACCGATGATCTCGCACCTTATGTCCGCTATGAGCCGATTTGTCCTGAAATGGCAATTGGTTTGCCGACGCCTCGCCCGGCGTTGCGATTGGTTAAAGCGGGCGAAGAAGAAGGTGAGGTAGCACTCTGCTTCAGCAAAGAGGGCGGTGAAGACATCACCGATCGGATGCGCGGTTGGTCTGCAGATCGCGTCGCTTCTCTGCATCATCTCTGCGGCTATGTGCTTTGCGCGAAATCGCCAAGCTGCGGCATGGAACGCGTGCGGGTGTATGAACCTGACAATAACAACAATCGCAAAGCGGGCATGGGCATTTTTGCCCGCGAACTACAGCGCGAAATGCCGTGGTTGCCGATGGAAGAGGATGGCCGTCTGCATGATGACGTGCTGCGCGAAAATTTTGTTGGCCGCGTGTACGCTTTACATGAATTCAATCAGTTGATGAATGAAGGCTTGAGTCGCTTTGAACTGATGGAGTTTCATACCCGCTACAAGCTGCTGCTGCTGTCACATCATCAGGATGAGTATCGTGAACTGGGACGCTTCGTGGCCAAAATGAGTGAATGGGATTCACTGGAAGATTATGCCGTCGAGTATCGCAGCCGGTTAATGCGTCTGCTGAGCTATCGCGCCAGCCGTCAAAATCACACCAATGTTCTGATGCACGTGCAGGGCTATTTTCGTGAGCAGCTCAAGCCGGCGCAGCGTCAGGAATTGACCCAGCTCATCGACCGCTATCGCAAAGGCGTGCAGCCGTTGCTGGCGCCCATCACGCTGCTGAAACATTACATGGCGGAATATCCGCATCCCTGGCTGGCAAAGCAGCGTTATTTCGACCCGTATCCGGAAGCACTGCGTCTGCGCTACGGCAACTAA
- the phrB gene encoding deoxyribodipyrimidine photo-lyase: protein MATHLVWLRNDLRINDNYALHAACRDNKATVIALYVATPGQWQDHDMAPKQAAFIAKSLHLLQQSLAERGIALHYQQCDRYDDAVETVKTFCQQQKVDAFFYNYQYAINERERDAAVERALNALNITCQGFDDGLLLPPGSVQSGSNGMYKVFTPFSKAFVRRLHQELPECVPAPAARDGAPLTTLHRLTPFDYPQEAFDETLFPPGEQGGLARLREFCQQPVVQYQDRRNFPVLDGTSRLSVHLATGTLSPRQCLHRLLKHHPDALDDGKSFIWLNELIWREFYTHLMVAWPMLCKHQPFIGWTRKVQWQENNALLTAWQQGQTGYPIVDAAMRQMNALGWMHNRLRMITASFLVKDLLIDWRTGERYFMRQLIDGDYAANNGGWQWAASTGTDSAPYFRIFNPTTQGERFDKDGEFIRRWLPELKDVPDSDIHSPQQWAEKNHKKLDYPQPIVEHKDARKKTLDAFEAARNAS from the coding sequence ATGGCAACTCATCTGGTTTGGCTGCGTAATGATTTACGCATCAATGATAACTATGCGCTGCATGCCGCCTGCCGCGACAACAAGGCTACCGTTATTGCCCTTTATGTTGCCACGCCCGGGCAGTGGCAGGACCACGATATGGCGCCCAAACAGGCCGCCTTTATTGCAAAAAGCCTGCATCTGCTGCAGCAGTCGCTGGCCGAGCGCGGCATTGCGTTGCACTACCAACAATGCGATCGCTATGACGATGCGGTGGAAACGGTAAAAACGTTTTGCCAGCAGCAAAAAGTCGATGCGTTTTTTTATAATTATCAGTATGCAATTAATGAACGCGAGCGCGATGCCGCCGTGGAACGTGCGCTCAATGCGCTAAACATTACCTGCCAGGGATTTGATGACGGCCTGCTGCTTCCACCGGGCAGCGTGCAGAGCGGCAGCAACGGCATGTATAAAGTTTTCACGCCCTTCAGTAAGGCATTTGTGCGTCGCCTGCATCAGGAATTGCCCGAGTGCGTTCCGGCACCGGCCGCACGCGACGGGGCGCCACTGACTACGCTGCACCGCCTTACGCCGTTTGATTATCCTCAGGAAGCGTTTGATGAAACGCTGTTTCCGCCGGGTGAGCAGGGCGGCCTGGCGCGACTGCGTGAATTTTGCCAGCAGCCGGTGGTGCAGTATCAGGATCGACGTAATTTTCCGGTACTGGACGGCACCAGCCGTTTATCGGTGCATCTCGCTACCGGTACGCTTTCGCCGCGCCAGTGTCTTCATCGGTTGTTAAAACACCATCCAGATGCGCTCGACGACGGCAAAAGCTTCATCTGGCTCAACGAGTTGATCTGGCGAGAGTTTTATACTCACCTGATGGTCGCCTGGCCAATGCTGTGTAAGCACCAGCCCTTCATTGGCTGGACCAGAAAAGTGCAGTGGCAGGAAAACAATGCTTTGCTCACCGCATGGCAGCAGGGGCAGACGGGCTATCCCATCGTGGATGCCGCCATGCGGCAGATGAATGCGCTGGGCTGGATGCATAACCGGTTGCGTATGATCACCGCAAGCTTTTTGGTCAAAGATCTGCTGATTGACTGGCGAACAGGTGAACGGTACTTCATGCGTCAGTTGATTGATGGTGACTATGCCGCAAACAACGGCGGCTGGCAGTGGGCAGCGTCTACCGGCACCGATTCCGCGCCCTATTTTCGCATTTTCAATCCCACCACGCAGGGCGAACGTTTTGATAAAGACGGCGAGTTTATCCGCCGCTGGCTGCCGGAACTAAAGGATGTGCCGGATAGCGACATTCACTCTCCGCAGCAGTGGGCAGAGAAAAACCATAAGAAACTCGATTATCCGCAACCGATCGTGGAACATAAGGACGCACGTAAAAAAACGTTGGACGCCTTTGAAGCGGCACGCAATGCCTCATAA
- a CDS encoding type 2 GTP cyclohydrolase I — translation MQNFQLEAVVNQQLNSDSFKDYAPNGLQVEGRAEVRKIVTGVTASQALLDEAVRLQADAVMVHHGYFWKNESPLIKGMKRSRLRTLLVNDINLYGWHLPLDAHPQLGNNAQLARMLDIQVKGEVMPLVPWGELTEALSGEQLAERIGTVLGRQPLHCGDNAPARIRRIAWCSGGGQGFIDNAAEFGVDAFITGEVSEQTIHSARENGLHFFAAGHHATERGGIKALGEWLASAHQLDVTFIDINNPA, via the coding sequence ATGCAAAATTTTCAGTTAGAAGCAGTCGTTAATCAGCAGCTTAATAGCGACAGTTTTAAGGATTACGCACCGAATGGCCTGCAGGTTGAAGGGCGGGCAGAGGTACGAAAAATCGTCACCGGCGTGACGGCCAGCCAGGCGCTGTTGGACGAAGCGGTGCGGTTACAGGCCGATGCTGTGATGGTACATCACGGCTATTTCTGGAAAAACGAATCGCCGTTGATCAAGGGCATGAAACGTTCGCGCCTGCGCACGCTATTGGTAAACGATATCAATCTGTACGGCTGGCATCTGCCGCTGGATGCGCACCCGCAACTGGGTAATAACGCCCAGCTGGCGCGCATGCTGGATATTCAGGTCAAAGGCGAAGTCATGCCGCTGGTGCCCTGGGGTGAGTTAACGGAAGCCTTAAGCGGCGAGCAGCTGGCTGAGCGCATCGGTACGGTGCTGGGGCGGCAGCCATTGCACTGCGGAGATAACGCGCCGGCACGCATTCGCCGTATCGCCTGGTGCAGCGGCGGTGGCCAGGGCTTTATCGATAACGCCGCTGAGTTTGGCGTGGATGCGTTTATCACCGGCGAAGTTTCAGAGCAAACGATCCACAGCGCCCGTGAAAACGGCCTGCATTTTTTTGCCGCCGGACATCATGCCACCGAGCGCGGCGGCATCAAGGCGCTGGGGGAATGGCTGGCCAGCGCCCATCAGCTCGACGTTACCTTTATCGATATCAACAATCCTGCCTGA
- the pxpB gene encoding 5-oxoprolinase subunit PxpB — MQRARCYLLGERAVVLELEPPVSLVSQQRIWGLCEQLKDHPQIIEAIPGMNNLTLLLRNPQEMALDAIEHLQRWWEESESSIPDARQVDVPVTYGGRAGPDLPELARYCQMTEKQVVELHSSSLYVVYFIGFQPGFPYLGGLDQRLHMPRRAEPRVSVPAGSVGIGGSQTGIYPAASPGGWQLIGHTSAALFDPYQQPPTLLRPGDSVRFVPQQEGVC, encoded by the coding sequence TTGCAACGAGCACGTTGTTACCTGTTAGGTGAACGCGCGGTAGTGCTTGAGCTTGAACCCCCAGTCAGCCTGGTCAGCCAGCAGCGGATTTGGGGATTGTGTGAGCAGCTAAAAGATCATCCGCAGATAATCGAAGCCATCCCTGGCATGAATAACCTGACCTTACTGCTGCGTAATCCGCAAGAGATGGCGCTGGATGCCATTGAGCATTTGCAACGCTGGTGGGAAGAGAGTGAAAGCAGCATACCGGATGCCCGACAGGTTGATGTTCCGGTGACCTACGGCGGCAGGGCGGGCCCCGATCTCCCCGAACTTGCGCGCTACTGCCAGATGACAGAGAAACAGGTTGTCGAGCTTCACAGCAGTAGCCTTTACGTTGTCTATTTTATCGGCTTTCAGCCTGGCTTTCCCTATCTTGGCGGCCTCGATCAACGTCTGCATATGCCGCGCCGCGCCGAGCCGCGGGTCAGCGTTCCGGCAGGTTCGGTTGGTATTGGCGGTAGTCAGACCGGCATTTATCCGGCCGCTTCGCCAGGCGGATGGCAGCTGATTGGCCACACTTCAGCAGCGCTTTTTGATCCCTACCAGCAGCCACCTACGCTGCTGCGCCCCGGCGACAGCGTGCGCTTCGTGCCACAGCAGGAGGGCGTATGTTAA
- the pxpC gene encoding 5-oxoprolinase subunit PxpC, with the protein MLTIIRSGMSASIQDAGRNGWRQSGIGQSGALDLPAMTTANLLAGNDPLSAVIEVTLGQFCCQFERDGWFALTGAGCHAELDGKAVWTGWRLPVKKGQRLTLATPVRGMRSYLAINGGFAITPVLGSASTDLKAGFGGFGGRALQEGDRIPLNAATRHFTQPAGVRQLLWGNRIRALPGPEYHEFSHESQEAFWRVSWTLNPQSNRMGYRLQGRPLNREIPRELLSHGTLPGVVQVPPNGQPIVLMSDAQTTGGYPRIACVIEADLYHLAQIRLGEPIHFVHCSLQEALEAKRQQQHVLNQISWGLQHEN; encoded by the coding sequence ATGTTAACCATTATTCGCAGCGGTATGAGCGCCTCAATTCAGGATGCTGGCCGCAACGGTTGGCGGCAATCGGGTATTGGTCAAAGCGGCGCGCTTGATCTGCCCGCTATGACCACCGCCAATCTGCTGGCCGGTAACGATCCGCTTAGCGCAGTCATTGAAGTGACGCTTGGTCAGTTTTGCTGTCAGTTTGAACGGGATGGCTGGTTTGCACTGACCGGCGCCGGATGTCACGCTGAGCTGGATGGCAAAGCTGTCTGGACCGGCTGGCGGCTGCCGGTGAAAAAAGGCCAACGGTTGACCCTGGCGACGCCGGTGCGCGGCATGCGCAGCTATCTGGCGATCAACGGCGGCTTCGCCATTACGCCCGTGCTTGGCTCTGCCAGTACCGATCTCAAGGCGGGATTTGGTGGTTTTGGCGGCCGGGCTTTGCAGGAGGGCGATCGCATTCCCCTGAACGCAGCGACCCGACACTTCACTCAGCCCGCAGGTGTGCGGCAGCTGCTGTGGGGAAACCGCATCCGGGCATTGCCGGGACCGGAATACCATGAGTTCAGCCATGAGTCTCAGGAAGCGTTCTGGCGCGTCTCTTGGACGCTGAACCCGCAAAGCAACCGTATGGGTTATCGCTTGCAGGGGCGTCCGCTTAACCGCGAAATACCACGCGAGCTGCTGTCACACGGGACCTTGCCGGGCGTGGTGCAGGTGCCGCCAAATGGCCAGCCGATTGTGCTGATGTCCGATGCGCAAACCACCGGCGGCTACCCACGCATCGCCTGTGTTATTGAAGCTGATCTCTATCATCTGGCGCAGATTCGCCTGGGCGAGCCGATCCATTTTGTCCACTGTTCGCTGCAAGAGGCGCTGGAAGCGAAGCGGCAGCAACAGCACGTTCTCAATCAGATCTCATGGGGGCTGCAACATGAAAATTGA
- the pxpA gene encoding 5-oxoprolinase subunit PxpA: MKIDFNADLGEGCASDRALLQLVSSANIACGFHAGDAATMLQSVRWAQEFGVAIGAHPSFPDRENFGRTAMQLPAETVYAQVVYQVGALKALAESEGAKLVHVKPHGMLYNQSARDPLLADAIARAVKAVDAGLILVGLANSVSIEVAKRVGLKTRQEVFADRGYQADGALVPRGQPGAMIDSEDRAIAQTLAMVQQGRVQSVDGQWVPLQAESVCLHGDGEHALNFARRLHQAFASENITVTGQ; the protein is encoded by the coding sequence ATGAAAATTGATTTTAATGCCGATTTGGGTGAAGGCTGCGCCAGCGATCGCGCACTGCTGCAACTGGTTAGCTCCGCCAATATCGCCTGTGGCTTTCATGCAGGCGATGCGGCAACCATGCTGCAGTCGGTGCGCTGGGCGCAGGAGTTTGGCGTAGCTATCGGCGCGCATCCCAGCTTCCCCGATCGGGAAAATTTTGGCCGTACCGCCATGCAGTTACCGGCTGAAACGGTCTATGCGCAGGTGGTTTATCAGGTTGGTGCGTTGAAAGCGCTGGCCGAAAGCGAGGGGGCAAAGCTGGTGCATGTGAAGCCTCACGGCATGCTTTATAACCAGTCGGCACGCGATCCACTGCTGGCGGATGCGATCGCCCGTGCGGTCAAGGCGGTCGATGCAGGGTTAATTTTAGTCGGGCTGGCCAACAGCGTCTCAATCGAGGTGGCGAAACGAGTGGGGCTGAAGACCCGGCAGGAAGTGTTTGCCGATCGCGGTTATCAGGCAGATGGCGCACTGGTGCCGCGCGGCCAGCCTGGCGCGATGATCGACAGCGAAGATCGCGCTATTGCACAAACGCTGGCGATGGTGCAGCAGGGCCGGGTGCAAAGTGTCGATGGGCAATGGGTTCCATTGCAGGCAGAAAGCGTTTGCCTGCATGGCGATGGCGAACATGCGCTGAATTTTGCCCGCCGGCTACATCAGGCGTTTGCCAGTGAAAATATTACCGTCACCGGTCAATAG
- a CDS encoding DUF969 domain-containing protein — translation METAVNLWPLVGIAAIVVGFLLRFNPVLVVIVSGFITGFAALMPVMDVLEKLGTGFLNTRNLPLILLLPLAVIGLLERHGLKERAQGWIAQIKSATAGRLLIVYLFVREITAALGLTSLGGHPQMVRPLLAPMAEGAAENRYGELPADVRHRLRAMSAATDNIGLFFGEDIFVAFGAIIFMHNFMLESAGIQTEPLHIAVWGIPTAVAAFIIHAVRLQRMDKKLAAELASLNAQALQSRGDR, via the coding sequence ATGGAAACAGCAGTTAACCTCTGGCCTCTGGTGGGTATCGCCGCCATCGTCGTCGGCTTTTTACTTCGTTTCAATCCCGTATTAGTGGTTATCGTCTCGGGATTTATTACCGGATTTGCTGCACTGATGCCGGTGATGGATGTGCTGGAAAAGCTGGGCACCGGTTTTCTTAATACCCGCAATTTACCGTTGATTCTGTTGCTTCCACTGGCGGTGATCGGCCTGCTTGAGCGGCACGGTTTGAAAGAGCGCGCGCAGGGTTGGATCGCGCAAATCAAAAGCGCCACGGCGGGGCGATTGCTGATCGTCTACCTGTTCGTCCGTGAAATTACCGCTGCATTGGGCCTGACCAGTTTGGGCGGCCATCCGCAAATGGTGCGCCCACTGCTGGCACCGATGGCCGAGGGCGCAGCAGAAAATCGTTATGGTGAACTGCCTGCCGACGTGCGTCATCGGCTCCGGGCGATGTCCGCCGCGACCGACAATATTGGCCTCTTTTTTGGCGAGGATATTTTTGTCGCTTTCGGTGCGATCATTTTCATGCACAACTTTATGCTGGAGTCCGCCGGTATTCAGACCGAGCCGCTGCACATTGCGGTTTGGGGCATTCCCACTGCGGTAGCCGCCTTTATTATTCATGCCGTTCGCCTGCAGCGAATGGATAAAAAATTGGCTGCTGAGCTGGCGAGCCTGAATGCACAGGCATTGCAGTCACGGGGAGATCGCTGA
- a CDS encoding DUF979 domain-containing protein, protein MFQQHYLFWLAGLILLVVAVMSWRDSANPRRLTTGLFWALYGLIFFVGDWTQNLFAQLVGVEESARALHITVGVLVVIMAVIAGCGGVRLGRYHQRSAEERQQSAKRLHNKLFLPALVIPLVTVIGVLAFNHIPGLQTAIFGAGNHATLVTLFSMTLGCLLAWVITLKLTLEGPAQSLQEARRLLDSIGWAFILPQILATLGLLFTSAGVGTAISHLTETWLAVDNRFIAVAVYAIGMALLTMVMGNAFAAFPIITAGVGIPVLVVQHGGDPAVMAAIGMFSGYCGTLMTPMAANFNIVPAALLELPDRNAVIKAQVPTGVLLLMVNVVLLYFLMF, encoded by the coding sequence ATGTTTCAACAACACTATCTTTTCTGGCTGGCCGGACTGATTTTACTGGTGGTGGCGGTGATGTCATGGCGTGACAGCGCCAATCCGCGACGCCTGACCACCGGCCTGTTTTGGGCGCTTTATGGGCTGATTTTCTTTGTCGGTGACTGGACGCAAAACCTGTTTGCGCAGCTGGTGGGCGTGGAAGAGAGTGCGCGTGCGCTGCATATTACCGTGGGCGTGCTGGTGGTGATTATGGCGGTCATCGCCGGTTGCGGCGGCGTGCGCCTGGGTCGTTACCATCAGCGCAGCGCTGAAGAGCGCCAGCAGAGCGCCAAACGTCTGCATAACAAACTGTTTCTGCCGGCGCTGGTGATCCCGCTGGTAACGGTAATTGGCGTGCTGGCCTTTAACCATATACCCGGCCTGCAAACCGCGATCTTTGGCGCCGGTAATCACGCCACGCTGGTAACCCTGTTTTCGATGACGCTGGGTTGTCTGCTGGCTTGGGTAATTACGCTGAAGCTGACGCTGGAGGGACCGGCGCAATCGCTGCAGGAAGCGCGTCGTCTGCTCGACTCGATCGGCTGGGCGTTTATCCTGCCGCAGATCCTCGCTACGCTGGGTCTGCTCTTTACTTCGGCGGGCGTGGGCACAGCAATTTCACATCTGACTGAAACCTGGCTGGCGGTCGATAATCGCTTTATTGCGGTTGCGGTGTACGCCATCGGCATGGCGCTGTTAACCATGGTGATGGGTAACGCCTTTGCTGCTTTTCCGATTATCACCGCAGGCGTGGGCATTCCGGTGCTGGTGGTCCAGCACGGCGGCGATCCGGCGGTTATGGCCGCTATCGGTATGTTCTCTGGCTACTGCGGCACGCTGATGACACCGATGGCGGCTAACTTCAATATCGTGCCTGCAGCGCTGCTTGAGCTACCCGATCGCAACGCGGTGATCAAGGCGCAGGTTCCAACCGGCGTGCTATTGTTAATGGTCAATGTGGTCCTGCTCTATTTCCTGATGTTTTAA
- the pcp gene encoding pyroglutamyl-peptidase I produces the protein MKTVLITAFEPFENETVNPSWEAVRQLDQHIIAGAKVVAKQLPCVFGQSLDTLCSAIENLQPELVIAVGQAGGRVDITLERIGINVDDARIADNHGNQPVDMPVVTGGPAAYFSTLPIKAMVEAIRQAGIPASVSQTAGTFVCNHVMYGLLHHLQQNGNRTRGGFIHIPYLPEQAARHAGTASLSAETVIAALETAIAVALRTEEDSRISGGTTH, from the coding sequence ATGAAAACGGTGTTAATCACGGCTTTTGAGCCTTTTGAAAATGAAACAGTTAATCCTTCGTGGGAAGCGGTCCGGCAGCTCGATCAACATATTATCGCTGGCGCTAAAGTCGTAGCGAAGCAATTGCCCTGTGTATTTGGGCAGTCGCTGGACACGCTCTGCTCAGCGATTGAAAACCTGCAGCCCGAGCTGGTTATTGCCGTGGGGCAGGCGGGCGGGCGCGTGGATATCACGCTTGAACGCATCGGTATCAATGTTGATGACGCACGTATTGCGGATAACCACGGTAATCAACCGGTGGATATGCCGGTGGTAACGGGCGGGCCGGCTGCCTATTTTTCAACGCTGCCGATTAAAGCCATGGTTGAGGCGATACGGCAAGCCGGTATTCCGGCGTCGGTATCACAAACCGCAGGCACCTTTGTCTGCAACCACGTGATGTACGGCTTGCTGCACCATTTGCAGCAAAACGGCAACCGAACCCGGGGCGGCTTTATCCACATCCCCTACCTGCCTGAACAGGCTGCTCGCCATGCTGGCACGGCGAGTCTGTCGGCAGAAACGGTTATTGCGGCGCTGGAAACGGCTATCGCCGTGGCGCTGCGCACGGAAGAAGACAGCCGTATTAGCGGCGGTACCACTCATTAA
- the nei gene encoding endonuclease VIII has protein sequence MPEGPEIRRAADRLEKAILGKPLTDVWFAFPQLATYASSLIGETVTAIETRGKALLTYFSNGLVLYSHNQLYGVWRVMPAGKEPETNRILRVRLSNAKKSILLYSASDIELLNQDTLAAHPFLQRVGPDVLDATLTDQQVKERLLSTRFRRRQFSGLLLDQSFLAGLGNYLRAEILWLAALKPQHKAQDLTEDQLDILSAALLSVPRHSYQTRGTMKDYHHGAAFTFNVFHRGGKPCPRCGETIEKTTLSSRPFYWCPACQQ, from the coding sequence ATGCCTGAAGGGCCAGAGATCCGCCGCGCCGCCGATCGCCTTGAGAAGGCCATTCTCGGAAAGCCGCTGACCGATGTCTGGTTCGCTTTTCCTCAGTTGGCTACCTACGCCTCCTCATTGATTGGCGAAACGGTAACAGCGATTGAAACGCGCGGCAAAGCGCTGCTGACCTACTTTTCCAACGGTCTGGTGCTCTACAGTCACAATCAGCTTTATGGCGTCTGGCGGGTGATGCCAGCAGGGAAAGAGCCGGAAACCAACCGTATCCTGCGCGTGCGGCTGAGCAATGCCAAAAAAAGCATCCTGCTCTACAGTGCGTCGGATATTGAGTTATTAAATCAGGATACGCTGGCGGCACACCCTTTTTTACAGCGGGTTGGCCCGGATGTACTTGATGCAACGCTAACGGATCAACAGGTGAAAGAGCGGCTGCTGTCCACGCGCTTTCGCCGTCGGCAGTTTAGCGGTTTACTGCTTGATCAATCTTTCCTGGCGGGGCTAGGTAACTATTTGCGGGCAGAGATTTTGTGGCTGGCAGCGCTGAAGCCGCAGCATAAGGCGCAGGATTTAACCGAAGACCAGCTGGATATCCTGAGCGCCGCATTGTTATCAGTGCCGCGTCATTCCTATCAGACGCGGGGTACCATGAAGGATTATCATCATGGCGCCGCATTTACCTTCAACGTCTTTCACCGCGGAGGTAAGCCGTGTCCACGCTGTGGCGAAACAATAGAAAAGACCACGCTCTCGTCGCGCCCTTTTTACTGGTGTCCTGCCTGCCAGCAATAA
- a CDS encoding citrate synthase — translation MSDKKVTLTLQGEAPVELDVLHGTLGQDVVDVRTLGAQGLFTYDPGFTSTASCESQITYIDGDEGILLHRGFPIDQLATHSNYLEVCYILLNGEAPTQAQFDDFCTTVTRHTMIHEQITRLFHGFRRDSHPMAVLCGVTGALAAFYHDSLDVNIERHREIAAFRLLSKMPTVAAMCYKYSIGQPFVYPRNDLSYAGNFLNMMFSTPCEEYVVNPVLERAMDRILILHADHEQNASTSTVRTAGSSGANPFACIAAGIASLWGPAHGGANEACLRMLEEISTVEHIPEFVRRAKDKNDSFRLMGFGHRVYKNYDPRATVMRETCHEVLNELGMKDDLLEVAMELEHIALNDPYFIERKLYPNVDFYSGIILKAMGIPSSMFTVIFAMARTVGWIAHWKEMHDDGIKIARPRQLYTGYEAREFSSQLKE, via the coding sequence ATGTCTGATAAAAAAGTGACGCTTACCCTACAAGGCGAAGCCCCCGTTGAACTGGATGTACTGCACGGCACCCTGGGTCAGGATGTTGTCGATGTGCGTACGCTGGGAGCGCAAGGCTTATTCACCTACGATCCTGGTTTTACTTCTACTGCGTCCTGTGAATCCCAAATTACCTACATTGACGGTGACGAAGGCATTCTGCTCCATCGTGGTTTCCCGATTGATCAATTGGCTACCCACTCTAACTATCTCGAAGTTTGTTACATTCTGCTGAATGGCGAAGCGCCAACCCAGGCCCAGTTTGATGACTTCTGCACCACCGTTACTCGTCACACGATGATCCATGAGCAGATTACTCGTCTGTTCCACGGTTTCCGTCGTGATTCACACCCGATGGCGGTGCTGTGTGGTGTTACCGGCGCGCTGGCTGCGTTTTACCACGATTCGCTGGATGTAAACATTGAGCGCCATCGTGAAATCGCTGCTTTCCGCCTGTTATCGAAAATGCCGACGGTAGCGGCGATGTGTTACAAATATTCGATCGGTCAGCCTTTCGTTTATCCGCGTAACGATCTCTCTTATGCCGGTAACTTCCTGAATATGATGTTCTCCACGCCGTGTGAAGAGTACGTGGTTAATCCGGTACTTGAGCGCGCTATGGATCGCATTCTGATTCTGCATGCCGATCACGAGCAAAACGCTTCAACATCAACGGTCAGAACCGCAGGTTCTTCCGGTGCTAACCCGTTTGCCTGTATCGCAGCAGGTATCGCTTCCCTGTGGGGGCCCGCGCACGGCGGTGCTAATGAAGCGTGTTTACGTATGCTGGAAGAGATCAGCACCGTTGAGCACATTCCTGAGTTTGTACGTCGTGCAAAAGACAAAAATGACTCTTTCCGCCTGATGGGCTTTGGTCATCGCGTCTACAAAAACTACGATCCACGTGCCACCGTTATGCGTGAAACCTGCCATGAAGTATTGAATGAGCTGGGCATGAAGGATGACCTGCTGGAAGTTGCTATGGAGCTGGAACATATTGCGCTGAACGATCCCTACTTTATTGAGCGCAAACTCTATCCAAATGTCGATTTCTACTCCGGTATTATTCTGAAAGCGATGGGCATTCCAAGCTCAATGTTTACCGTTATCTTTGCGATGGCGCGTACCGTTGGCTGGATCGCTCACTGGAAAGAGATGCACGATGACGGCATTAAAATCGCGCGTCCGCGTCAGCTTTATACCGGTTACGAAGCGCGTGAGTTTTCCTCACAGCTGAAAGAGTGA
- the sdhC gene encoding succinate dehydrogenase cytochrome b556 subunit, with the protein MGKTVKKQRPVNLDLSTIRFPVTAVSSILHRVSGVITFVAVGILLWLLGLSLSSPEGFLQASAVMDSFFVKFIMWGILTALAYHAASGIRHMLMDFGYLAETMAVGRRSAYFAMGLTVVLSILAGVFVW; encoded by the coding sequence GTGGGCAAAACCGTGAAAAAACAAAGACCTGTCAACTTGGATCTCTCTACGATCCGGTTTCCCGTTACTGCAGTATCATCCATTCTTCATCGCGTTTCCGGCGTCATCACCTTTGTGGCGGTTGGCATTCTGCTGTGGCTTTTGGGTCTCTCGCTCTCATCGCCTGAAGGTTTCCTGCAAGCATCCGCTGTTATGGATAGCTTTTTTGTTAAATTCATCATGTGGGGCATCCTTACCGCGCTGGCTTATCATGCCGCGAGCGGTATTCGCCATATGTTGATGGATTTTGGTTATCTTGCAGAGACGATGGCAGTAGGAAGGCGCTCTGCGTATTTTGCAATGGGTCTCACCGTCGTGCTTTCAATTCTGGCTGGAGTGTTCGTATGGTAA